A window of Elusimicrobiota bacterium contains these coding sequences:
- a CDS encoding AAA family ATPase: MSKVIAIANQKGGVGKTTTAINLSASLASLNYETLLIDLDPQANATSGFGIKKDEVTSSIYNVLIDDSLLEDTILPTDVEWCEIVPSGLDLVGAEVELVNMLSRETRLKNALSKFQSVYDYIIIDCPPSLGLLTVNAFCVANSVIIPIQCEYYALEGLGQLLKLVEAIKKTLNHQLYVEGVLLTMYDARLNLSGQVIEEIKKYFGDKVYKTIIPRNVRLAEAPGFGKPVILYDKHSRGTEAYLNLAKEMIDKESEKEKK; this comes from the coding sequence ATGAGTAAAGTAATTGCTATTGCTAATCAAAAAGGTGGAGTAGGAAAAACTACTACTGCGATAAATCTATCTGCATCTCTTGCCTCACTTAACTATGAAACTCTTCTTATTGATTTGGATCCGCAAGCAAATGCAACAAGCGGGTTTGGTATTAAAAAAGATGAAGTCACCTCCAGCATATATAATGTACTAATTGACGATAGCTTATTAGAAGACACCATTTTACCGACTGATGTCGAATGGTGCGAGATTGTACCTTCAGGATTAGACCTGGTTGGTGCAGAAGTGGAATTAGTAAATATGTTGTCCCGTGAAACCCGTCTGAAAAACGCTTTATCTAAGTTTCAGAGTGTTTATGACTATATAATTATTGACTGCCCGCCATCGTTGGGATTATTAACTGTTAATGCGTTCTGTGTCGCAAATTCCGTAATTATACCGATTCAATGTGAATATTATGCTTTGGAAGGACTTGGTCAGCTGCTTAAACTCGTCGAAGCAATTAAAAAAACATTGAACCACCAACTTTATGTTGAAGGTGTTTTATTAACTATGTATGATGCACGGTTAAATCTTTCGGGCCAGGTAATAGAAGAAATCAAAAAATATTTTGGTGATAAAGTTTATAAAACAATCATTCCCAGAAATGTTCGCTTAGCAGAAGCACCGGGATTCGGGAAGCCTGTTATACTTTATGACAAACATTCACGGGGAACAGAAGCGTACTTAAATCTTGCCAAGGAAATGATTGATAAAGAATCTGAAAAAGAAAAAAAATGA
- a CDS encoding ParB/RepB/Spo0J family partition protein, translating to MRKALGKGLEALIPEIGNALSSSTSAEGEGTLKIPVNKIKPNRYQAREKFDEAGLKNLADSIMEHGLAQPIIVSAKRKDGTYELVAGERRWRASMLAGLSEIPAIIKTLSEKESFVLSLIENLQRKDLNPVEEAKGYKRLMAEFNLTQEDLAKTLGKSRSTVANIIRLLSLPKQIQDAISEGKITEGHARAIASIDDPLKQRLLLEKIIAQQLTVRDVEKISQKSKKSTLKKDANITTVEEDLQKILGTKVEIKYRGKKGKIIISCYSLEDLNRIVNILHQKSKLVKK from the coding sequence ATGAGGAAAGCATTAGGGAAAGGGTTGGAAGCATTGATACCGGAAATCGGCAATGCTCTTTCTTCTTCCACATCAGCAGAAGGTGAAGGTACTCTAAAAATACCTGTAAACAAAATTAAACCTAACAGATACCAGGCAAGAGAAAAGTTTGATGAGGCAGGTCTTAAAAATTTGGCAGATTCTATTATGGAACATGGTCTTGCCCAGCCGATAATTGTTTCAGCAAAACGAAAAGACGGGACATACGAGCTGGTTGCAGGTGAAAGGCGGTGGAGAGCTTCTATGCTTGCCGGACTTTCTGAAATTCCGGCTATAATAAAAACTCTTTCTGAAAAAGAAAGCTTTGTCCTTTCATTAATTGAGAACCTTCAACGAAAAGATTTGAACCCCGTAGAAGAAGCAAAAGGTTATAAAAGATTGATGGCTGAATTTAACCTGACTCAAGAGGATTTAGCGAAAACTCTCGGCAAATCCCGTTCTACGGTTGCAAATATAATACGGCTTCTTTCGCTACCAAAACAGATTCAGGACGCTATTTCTGAAGGTAAAATTACAGAAGGTCATGCAAGAGCAATCGCGTCAATTGACGACCCGTTAAAACAACGGTTATTATTAGAGAAAATTATAGCCCAGCAATTAACTGTTAGGGATGTTGAAAAAATTTCGCAAAAATCAAAAAAAAGTACTTTGAAAAAAGATGCAAACATAACAACAGTTGAGGAAGACTTACAGAAGATTCTCGGAACAAAAGTTGAGATAAAATACAGGGGTAAAAAAGGTAAAATTATAATCTCCTGTTACTCTTTGGAAGATTTAAATCGTATAGTTAACATTTTACACCAAAAATCTAAGCTTGTAAAAAAATAA
- a CDS encoding DUF5679 domain-containing protein — protein MAEGRCMKCKKQVEIKDAKEIEMKGGRRALQGVCPACSTKVFRILGKKK, from the coding sequence ATGGCAGAAGGAAGATGTATGAAATGTAAGAAGCAGGTGGAAATTAAGGATGCAAAAGAAATTGAAATGAAGGGCGGCAGAAGAGCGTTACAAGGTGTCTGTCCCGCTTGTAGTACAAAAGTATTTAGAATACTCGGCAAAAAAAAATAA
- a CDS encoding nucleoside-diphosphate kinase — MKQQALVIVKPDGLKKSLTGSILIKLSEAKLEIIGAKVVSPSRELAEKHYAHMKDKPFFGELVQYICGEIHKTKRVLVLLYEGENAIGKLREIAGATNPEEAEPTTIRGAYGRITTKGVYENVLHVSSSDDEAEREIKLWFSPSEVVNEIYPTKEVVKEKIKVKEWA, encoded by the coding sequence ATGAAACAACAAGCACTTGTTATAGTAAAACCAGATGGTCTAAAAAAATCTTTAACCGGAAGTATCCTCATAAAACTTTCGGAGGCAAAGCTTGAAATTATAGGAGCAAAAGTTGTAAGCCCGAGCAGAGAACTTGCCGAAAAACACTATGCCCACATGAAGGATAAACCGTTTTTTGGAGAACTTGTCCAGTACATTTGCGGGGAAATACACAAAACCAAAAGAGTATTAGTTCTTTTATATGAGGGAGAAAATGCTATTGGAAAACTACGAGAAATAGCAGGCGCTACAAATCCTGAAGAAGCCGAACCGACAACAATACGTGGAGCATACGGCCGGATAACAACAAAAGGCGTTTATGAGAACGTTTTACACGTTTCAAGTTCTGATGATGAAGCCGAGCGAGAAATAAAACTATGGTTTTCGCCTTCCGAAGTTGTAAATGAAATCTACCCTACCAAAGAAGTCGTAAAAGAAAAGATTAAAGTGAAAGAATGGGCATAA